Genomic DNA from Bacteroidales bacterium:
CGTGAGATATTTTTTTATTGCTGAATAGCTACAATAATTTAAATTTATTTTTTTACTCCTTCCCAGAATATGAACGCTTAAAAATGGCATCCCATGCCCCAAGCGCAGGTTTTGGATTAAAATCCTTATCCACCAGACCCATATATGAAAACAAGGTAATATTCGAAGGCACATTAGGTGGTAATGCTGAAACATCAATATCTGTAAATGTTAGCTGAAACACAGCAATGGCATTCACCTGATCAAGTAATTGAGCGTGCCGATAAATATAATCACGCTGTTTTTCTGGTGTACCAGTAAAATTATTTACCGTTGCCGAAGACCAACCCCCTTCGGAAATAAAAACTGGCAATGATTTCCCGATCACCAATTTGGAATAATAATCCAAAGGAATATCCTGCGGTTTATCAAATCCGAAATACGGGTATGATGACATGCCTAACTCTTCAATAAAGGGGAAATCAGTAAAATCTTGAGCAATTGAATTGAAAGTGCCATTACCCAACTTTCCCCATGCAAAATCCACTTGAATACTCACGCTCAACTTTACATGAGTATCATAAGCACGTATTTCGATTGAGGCATCGTTAGCTGCCTTTTTTACTCCTTGGTATATTGAATCGGGTGAAGCCCCACGAATAAGATTGGTTTCCAATGCAAGTCCCATATGCTCTGGGCGCAAAACACTATCCATAACAAAAGCGAAACGCCTGTATAAACGCTGTACATCGGGCTGAGTAATGCTCTTATGGCGAGCCACTAGTTCAAGCGCATCCGATCCACGATTTAGTCCATTAGCAGGATCGATATAGACCCACAACTTGAAATTTTTGGTGCGATAATAATCCACCAATCCTTTATAATTATTAATTACATAGGTCACTGGCGACATTCCATTATACAAGGAATCCCAAGGGACTTCGGTTGTAATCATTGCAGCATCGGCTCGCTGCTCCCATAAATGCAACGATTGAATTACCAAATCAAACTCAATTCGAGGTGCTGAACTCTGAAAACCCATTCTGTAGGTGCGGGTGTTTAGGTTTTTTTCTGACTCCTTACTACATGAAAAAAGTAATACACTGCAAATCAGGAAGAAAAACCATAAACGTTTTATTTCAATTGGTTTCATAACTTTTTGCTTAAAAAATTGTGTAAATACCTGATTTATAAATATTTAAATCTTCTTATCACGTGACATATCTTTAGGTTTTCTTTCCATTATTCAATTCCTGCAATATTCATTATTAAGTTCTCAATAAAACCTGTTCTATCAGAATCTGAATCAAAAGGCAAAGCGCTTTCAACACCCTCAGTTAACCCTTCATTTCTCAATAGATCTTGGCATTCTTTCTTTAAATATGCTTTTACGATTTGATTAGCATTTTTGATACTGTTTAATACCTCAAGGCAATTATCCAGTATGTAAATAATATCCTCAAAATCGTGACTTTGTCTTAAGTCATTTCCACCTCTACCTCTATGTGCAGCGAATTTCGAGGCTAAGTAGTACTCTGGAGTAAATACAAATATTTCGATACCATTAGGTAGTGCTTTTAATACTCTATTCTCAATTCCCTCATGATACCATTGATTGCTAAATCCAAGTACAGTTGAATCGGCTGGCATTACATCAACTTTAATACCCTTATAAATCTTTCGGCAAATTGGTGCTCCTATTGAAGTATCGTGTGCAAAACCTTTTGCTCTTAATTTTTCTTCCAATCTTGAATGTTCAATTCTTGAGTTTAATTCAATTACACAGTCTACATCGAGTGTTGGTCTAATATCTGAGGCAGCAGGATCATTTGCATATAGTTCAGCCACAGCACCCCCAACAAATACTATATTATCTTTTAGTTCTCCTAAACCATTGGCTACTGTTTGTAGCATCATAATATTGGTACTAAGCATGTTGCAACCGTTTTTCAAGTTCATCTATAGCTATCTTTATCTCTCTTGTGCGCCCAACTCGTATGGTGTCTATAATTACAAGGAGTTCATAGAATATATTATCGTTTTGAACGGTTGCTGGTAAAGTTTTATAAAGAGGTTCTATCGCCTGTCCTCGTTGTTCACCTTTAGCGTAAGGCCATACATAAACATCATTCCCCGATGAGATCTGCTCGTTAATTGGATATGCGGAATGTGCTGTTGGAATTCCTCTCACAACAGCACCTGGTTCGGCAGGAAAAACATACTTTAATCCGTAAATCAAAAACTCCTTAAACGAGTTAATGTGTACCTTTCTTTTTTTAGCATCAATTAATCCTGCTATTTTACATCTATTTAATACTTCTGTCACTTCAGATGCGCTTATTTGCAATGAATATGCTATGTCTGAATTCCTCCAGTCATCATGCTTCAAGGCTATTATCTTTAATAGCACTGCTATGTCTTGGGGACGCATCCCATTGTGTTTTTTCATTCTTACTTCATTTTTCAATTCGCGATTCGCGAATCGCGAATTAACAATTCAAAAATAAGGAAAATATTTTCTCAAAAAAATATTTGGTTTGATAAAAAACAAAAAAGGCATCTCTCGATGCCTTTTATATTATATAAGGAAAGTGTGATTATACTAAACCTTGGTCTAACATAGCGTTGGCAACCTTTAGGAAACCAGCAACGTTAGCACCTTTTACATAGTCAATATAACCATTCTTGTCTTTTCCATACTTAACGCATGATTCATGAATGCTCTTCATGATTTGATGTAGACGAGCATCAACCTCTTCGCTCATCCAACTCAGTTTCATGCTGTTTTGTGACATTTCAAGACCAGAAGTAGCAACACCGCCAGCATTTGCAGCCTTACCCGGAGCAAATAAAATCTTGTTGTGGTGGAATACTTCAACAGCCTCAGGAGTACAAGGCATGTTTGCACCTTCAGTAACACAAACAACACCATTTTTAACTAAAACTTCAGCATCAGCTTTACCTAACTCGTTTTGAGTAGCACAAGGCATAGCTACATCTACTTTTACTTCCCATGGACGTTTGCCAGCGAAGAATTTTGAACCAGCAAATTTCTTTGCATAAGGCTCAACGATATCTTGGTTAGATCCGCGAAGATCAAGTAAGAAAGCAATTTTATCACCGCTGATTCCATCTTCATCAAGGATATAACCATCTGGCCCAGAAATGGTAACAACTTTACCGCCTAATTCTGTTACTTTAATAGCAGCACCCCAAGCTACGTTACCGAAACCTGAAATAGCAACCCTTTTACCTTTAAAACTAGAACCTTTGGTAGCAAGCATTTCTTGTGCGAAATAGGTAGCACCAAAACCAGTAGCTTCTGGGCGAATTAATGAACCACCCCAGTTGATACCTTTTCCAGTTAAAACACCAGTATTTTCTTTTTTTAGTTTTCTGTACATACCATATAGGAAACCAATCTCACGACCACCAACTCCGATATCACCAGCAGGTACGTCAGTCTCAGGACCAATGTGAGCAGCTAGTTCTAACATGAATGATTGACAGAAACGCATAACTTCAGCGTCTGAACGTCCTTTAGGATTGAAATCGCTACCACCTTTACCACCACCCATAGGAAGTGTGGTTAAAGAGTTTTTGAAAATTTGCTCAAAACCTAAGAATTTCAAGATTGAAAGGTTAACGCTTGGGTGAAAACGGAGACCACCTTTGTAAGGTCCAATAGCGTTATTAAACTGAACGCGGTAAGCAAGGTTCACATGAATATTTCCTTCATCATCCATCCAAGGTACCTTGAATGTAAAGATTCTGTCTGGCTCAACAATTCTTTCAATGATCTTTGCTGATTCAAACTGAGGGTTTTGATTGTAAACTTCCTCAATTGACTCTAATACTTCACGTACTGCTTGTAGATATTCCACTTCACCAGGGTGTTTTTTCTCAAGCTCAGTCATTAATTTGTTAACATTCATTGCTTTAGTTTTAGTAGTAAATTATAGAAATTCAGTTTGTTATAATAAATGATGTTTTTCTTTAAAATCGGAAGCAAATTTTGCCCTTTTAATTTGAATTTCAAAGTAAAAATGTCATATCAAAACATGATAAAAAACATTTTTAGTGGGATTTGCCATTATTATAAAACTTTTTTCAGCCTTGACCCTTTTTCAAGACAGGGTTGAATGGTAATCCTTACTGAACTTCACGGAATTAAATCGTTCCTTTTGGTTGGCTATCTAAAATTCATTATGTTATATAGAGTTTACAAAAAAACTCAATCCAAATTAATCTTTTGTAATCAAACTTCACCCACTTTTTCAGGTTTAAAAATCACCCCTTTATTACTCTTGCCATCAATTTGAATGGTAAGTTGCTTATCGAACTTAATACATCTTAAATGTTCTGTCTCAAAAAAAGATTTCTGAGAATCAAGAAATGCCACATCATACTTCCCATCATTAATATAGGGATTTATGGTAAGGTATCCAACCCTAAACGACGTTAGATTTTGAAAAAAGTGAGTCCCTTGGCTTGGATCTACTTTAAAATTATCTAGTCCAGATTCAACAATTACCCTTGCTTCGGATATTTGAGACCATTTTATTGGTATTCCTAGCCAAGGATCACTACTGCCCCATCGACCTGGCCCAACTAAAACATAATTTCGCTTTAAGTCGATATATTTTTGGTTTATTGTTTCTACTTCGCGAGCAATCTCCTTAGTATGGGATGGGTTAAAACTCTCGGGCTTAACATATACAAAATCAGAAATATTATTAATAACCCCATGCCCAAGCGCTGAACGAGAGAATAGCAAAGCTTGCTCACAATCAATATCGCTCCAAAGAAATTCCTCGGTTTGCTCATTCTCCACAATAGGGCGGATTTGAAGGAAATTAAAAATCTTTGGCCAACCCGATGGAGTATCTAGATTTACTGCAAACTCTATTTCAATTGGGTTATTCATCTCCTTCTGTCCAATTTCCAGTAAAGTTTGTATGATTTCTGCAAGAGGAAAGGTTGTGTGTTTAAGAATACTTGAAAAGGAAACCAGTTTAGTACCACCCTCATAGAAACCATCACGAAGAGTTTGGTTATGATAATCATACGTTGATACTACATGCCGAAAATCTGGATAGTCAATTGCCTCCTTGATATCAAATTTAAGGATATTAACACCATCGTCTACCGAGGGTATAAACGACTCAGGTCGCATATCTAGGGCATAAAACTGTTTCTGTGTCTGCCTTAGAGCCATCTCAGGGGATGAGAGTTGCAATATTTTTTTTGGGTATTTAGGGGAAAAGCGAATAGCCGCTCCTCCATCGACAATAAGCTTTCCAAGACCATATCCAACGGTTGCAATCCCATCTTTTGCCGTTTCGGAGCCGATTGGATAGAAATTAATTGATCGTGCAACGCCAGAGAACGTTGGAAAGAAGATATCTCCACGTCTATTGCCACAAACCTCCTGTATTACAATTCCCATTTTTTCCTCATCAATTACATTCGAAGTGGCAGCCATGTATGCTTTACTACTCCTAAAATAAACTGATGCATAAACGCTTTTTATTGCTTGACAAATCATCCCATGCATTGTATCTACATCCTCAACCAAAGGAACCATATATGTTGAGTAAATTCCAGCAAATGGTTGATAATGTGAATCTTCGAGTTTACTCGACGAACGAATTGCAAGTGAATTCTTCATTGAACTTGCAATTGTTTTTAGATCAACTTTGAGGCGTTCGGGAAGGTTAGCCTCCAAAAATCGGTTAAGAATATCTTTATCGAGGAGATCTGAAAGTGCAACTTTATAAAGTTTATTATCCTCCATGAATTCATCAAAGAATTCAGTGCTGATAACAACTGTTCGTGGAATGCTAATTATTACGTTTTCGAACTTCTCAAACAACTTATTATCCTTAATAATTGAATTGATAAAAGCGAGGCCCCTTGCTTTACCTCCAATTGACTCTTCACCTATTCTTGAAAAGAATGAGTATTCATCAAAACTATTTCTATCAAATTTTGCAATAATACCTCTCCCTTTGCTTAACCTGTAAGAAGAAATTGATTGATATATGAACTTTCGTAGTTCAGAAACTGACTTAAAATCATTTACAGTTAACGGCTTAAATAGCTGAGCTATTGAGAATAGTGCTCTAGCATTTAACCATTTCGAAATATGATTTTGGCTTGTATGATATTGGAAAGAATCATCAGGTACGTTAAGGATTTGTTGCTGCAGGTGCTGAAGATCAGTTGCTCTACATATCTCCTTCAAGGTTTTGGGATCGCGGAATATGAAATCACCAAATCCAAATTGGCTTATAATGTAATCTCTAAGTTCAATGTTCAGTGTCTTGGAATTTTTGTAAATAAACCCCACTCCCATCTCATCGGCATAAAATTTATTGGAGATATCTGATGATTGCAGGATAAAGGGCATATATGGGTCTTCTTCCTTTACTTGTTTACAGAGTAGTAATCCTGCCATTGACTCTGTGTCTCGCTTATTATCAATCTTATAATTAATATCGGAAATAATGCCAAGTATATTTGCTTTATATTTATCGTAAAAACTCTTTGCCTCTTCAAAATTTGTTGCAAGTAGGATTTTGGGTCTTCCTCTTAACCGTAACATTCTTTGATGCTCATTCAGCGCCTCCTTCATGAAACTCCGGGATTGCCTAAAAATGATTTTATAGATATTCGGCAGAAAAACCGAGTAATATCTTACAGAATCCTCAACAAGGATTATTGCTTGAACGCCTATATGTTGGAGGTCATACTCTGCATTCATTTTATCCTCAATTAACTTAATTATTGCTAAAAGGATATCCGCATTACCTAGCCAACAGAATACATAGTCAACAGCACTTAGATCCTCTTTCTGTAACCTTAATGAAACGTCTTTTGAGTAAGGAGTGAGAACAACAATTGGGATTTCTGGATACCTTGACTTAAGTAACCCCGCAAGGTTAAAAGCATCCATGTCGCTGATGTTGAGCATGGAAATGATAAGATCTATCTTTTCCTCCTGTAATATAGTAAGAACCTCTCGGGATGAATGAGCCTGAATGAATGTTGGTGGGTATCTTAAACTAAGCGAAACGTATTCGTTAAAGATTTGCTCATCAATACGACCATCCTCCTCAAGCATAAACGCATCATAACTGCTACAAATAAGCAATATTTTATGAATACGCTTTTGCATCAACTTATCGAACGAAGTATCGCTAAAATCTAGTCCAAGAGTATTGAGATAGGGTTGTGAATAAGGCATCTGGAGAAAATTTGAAGCGTCAAAGATAACTGTTTTTAACGGTTGAATCAATAATGAATTCAGTAAAGGTGGTAATACAAAAAGGAGGCGTGAACAAATCACGCCTCCTTAATTATATATCAAATGTTAGATTATACATCCCAGGTATCACCACTGTTAAGTAAATCATCAACATTTTTGATCTTTGCAGTTTTCATTACTTCAAGAACTTGATCACGAACGTTATCGTCGTAGGTTGTTTCTTTTACGTTTCTAATAACGCCCAGAGCAACAGGATATTCAGGATATGCCATATTTGCAAGCATCATATGAACGCCTGGATTTGCCTCATAAGCATCGTGTGTAAGAATATCATCGATTGAGAAACCACCTTGGCCAATTGTAACAACCTTTAGGCTAAGTCCGCTCAGAATAAGACCCTTATCACGATTTTTACCAAATACCATCTTTTCACCGTGGCGAATTGAAATAATCCTATCCTCACGATTTTCCTTATCGGTAATAACACCGTGAGTTTTGTCGTTATAAATAACACAGTTCTGCAAAATCTCAACAACCGAAGTACCATCATGCTTAGCAGCCTCAACCATAATCTCAGAAGTCAACTTAACATCAATATCCAAAGAGCGGGCAAAGAACTTACCTTGAGCACCAATTACAAGTTCTCCTGGACGGAAAGGGTGTTCAACGGTTCCGAATGGAGAGGTCTTGGTAATAGAGCCTAATTTAGAAGTAGGTGAGTATTGACCCTTGGTTAAGCCATAAATCTCGTTATTGAAAAGGAGAATGTTGATATCGATATTACGACGTACTGCATGGATAAAGTGGTTACCGCCGATTGCAAGAGCATCACCATCACCTGTGATTTGCCATACGCTAAGCGTGGGATTAGCACATTTGATGCCCGTAGCAATTGCTGAAGCACGTCCATGTATACCATGAAATCCAAAGGTCTTCATATAATAAGGAAAACGGCTTGAACAACCTATTCCTGATACAAAAACATAGCGTTCTATATCATAGTTAAGAACATGGGAAACCTCTGGAAGAGCTTTTTGAACAGCGTTCAGAACAAAGTGATCGCCGCATCCTGGGCACCATCTGACTTCTTGATCGCTCTTAAAATCTTGGGGAGTATATTTAAAATTTTCTGCCATGATTACTTGCCCTCCAATACTTGGTTAAATTTATCAACTAGTTCAACAACAGTAAAAGGAAGTCCTTGTACCTTATTGAATTGCATATAATTAAACTCTTGGAAATTCATACGTAGGTAATTTGCAAATTGACCCATGTTGAGCTCACAAACAAGAATTTTCTTATAACGACCAAAGATCTCTCTTACATTCTTTGGAAGTGGATTGATATAGTTGAAGTGGCAAAGAGAAACCTTCTTGCCTTCATCACGCATCTTTTGAACAGAGGTTAATAGGTGACCATATGTACCACCCCAACCAACAATAAGTAAATCACCTTCTTTATCGCCAAAAACCTCTTGTTGAGGGATAAACTCCTGAACACGTTTAACCTTAGCTTCGCGAATATCGGTCATGCGTTGGTGGTTCATTGGATCATGAGAAACGGTTCCTTTAATAAAATCTTTCTCAAGACCGCCAACTCTATGTTCTAAACCTTTTGTACCAGGTAAAGCCCATGAGCGTGCAAGACGCTTCTCATCCCGAGCGTAAGGTTGATATCCAACGGTTCCTTCAGGAACAATTGGAGCTTTAATCTCTGGATAATCCTTCATGCTAGGAATCATCCAAGGTTCAGTACCATTTGCAATATAACCATCGGTTAAAAGAATAACTGGTGTCATATGCTCAAGTGTGATTTTGCTAGCTAAAAAAGCATAATCGAAGCAGTTGCTTGGCGTGCTAGCCGCAATAACAATCATTGGGCATTCGCCATTACGACCGTATAATGCTTGGAAAAGGTCTGATTGTTCCGTTTTGGTTGGCAAACCCGTTGAAGGACCACCACGTTGAACGTTTACAATAACCAATGGAAGTTCAGTCATTACCGCTAATCCCATAGCCTCGCTCTTAAGCGATAAACCAGGGCCAGATGTTGTAGTCACTGCAAAGTTACCAGCAAAAGATGCACCTATTGCGGTACAAATACCGGCAATTTCATCCTCAACCTGTAGCGTTTTAACACCTAAATCTTTACGCTTTGCAAGTTCGATTAAAATCTCGGTTGCAGGGGTAATTGGGTATGATCCGCAGAAAAGTGGCAATTTTGCTTTCTCCGATGCTGCAATGAAACCCCATGCTACGGCTGTGTTACCGTTAATGTTACGGTACTTACCTTTTGGAATGCTTGTAGCAGCAGGGATGTGATATGTATTGGGTATTGCTTGAATGTTTGCTGCGTAGTTGAAACCATCGCGAAGAACCTTCTTGTTGGCTTCAACAATCTCAGGTTTCTTCTTGAATTTTGTTTCAAAATACTTCTCAGTAAAATGCAAAGGTCTTGAAAAGATGTAGTAAACCATTCCAAGTGCAAACATGTTCTTACTACGGATGATACTCTTGTTATCAAGACCAGTATCCTTCAAACTTTCTTTAGTAAGATTTGAAATGTTTGCAAAAATTACCTTAAAGTCTTGGAGTTTTAACTCCTCAACAGGGTTATCGGTTTTAAAACCAGCACGCTGGAGACCCTTCTCGTTAACGGTATCGTTATCGACAATGATCATTCCACCGGGCTTAACCCATCTTGCATTTGCCCTAAGAGCTGCAGGGTTCATTGCAACAAGCACATCACAGTAGTCTCCAGGAGTATTAACCTTTGTACTTCCAATGTTTACTTGGAAGCCAGAGACACCGCCAATCGTCCCCTGCGGAGCACGGATCTCCGAAGGGTAATCTGGAAATGTGCTTACACTATTCCCGTAAAGCGCAGATGCTTCGGAAAATAATGTACCAGTCAACTGCATTCCGTCACCTGAGTCACCGGAGAAGCGTACTACTACTTCACCAATCTCAAGGACTTGTTTTTGTTCACTCATGTCAGATTAATTTAATTAAAACAGTTTTTTGAAAA
This window encodes:
- the gdhA gene encoding NADP-specific glutamate dehydrogenase, encoding MNVNKLMTELEKKHPGEVEYLQAVREVLESIEEVYNQNPQFESAKIIERIVEPDRIFTFKVPWMDDEGNIHVNLAYRVQFNNAIGPYKGGLRFHPSVNLSILKFLGFEQIFKNSLTTLPMGGGKGGSDFNPKGRSDAEVMRFCQSFMLELAAHIGPETDVPAGDIGVGGREIGFLYGMYRKLKKENTGVLTGKGINWGGSLIRPEATGFGATYFAQEMLATKGSSFKGKRVAISGFGNVAWGAAIKVTELGGKVVTISGPDGYILDEDGISGDKIAFLLDLRGSNQDIVEPYAKKFAGSKFFAGKRPWEVKVDVAMPCATQNELGKADAEVLVKNGVVCVTEGANMPCTPEAVEVFHHNKILFAPGKAANAGGVATSGLEMSQNSMKLSWMSEEVDARLHQIMKSIHESCVKYGKDKNGYIDYVKGANVAGFLKVANAMLDQGLV
- a CDS encoding phosphoenolpyruvate synthase encodes the protein MPYSQPYLNTLGLDFSDTSFDKLMQKRIHKILLICSSYDAFMLEEDGRIDEQIFNEYVSLSLRYPPTFIQAHSSREVLTILQEEKIDLIISMLNISDMDAFNLAGLLKSRYPEIPIVVLTPYSKDVSLRLQKEDLSAVDYVFCWLGNADILLAIIKLIEDKMNAEYDLQHIGVQAIILVEDSVRYYSVFLPNIYKIIFRQSRSFMKEALNEHQRMLRLRGRPKILLATNFEEAKSFYDKYKANILGIISDINYKIDNKRDTESMAGLLLCKQVKEEDPYMPFILQSSDISNKFYADEMGVGFIYKNSKTLNIELRDYIISQFGFGDFIFRDPKTLKEICRATDLQHLQQQILNVPDDSFQYHTSQNHISKWLNARALFSIAQLFKPLTVNDFKSVSELRKFIYQSISSYRLSKGRGIIAKFDRNSFDEYSFFSRIGEESIGGKARGLAFINSIIKDNKLFEKFENVIISIPRTVVISTEFFDEFMEDNKLYKVALSDLLDKDILNRFLEANLPERLKVDLKTIASSMKNSLAIRSSSKLEDSHYQPFAGIYSTYMVPLVEDVDTMHGMICQAIKSVYASVYFRSSKAYMAATSNVIDEEKMGIVIQEVCGNRRGDIFFPTFSGVARSINFYPIGSETAKDGIATVGYGLGKLIVDGGAAIRFSPKYPKKILQLSSPEMALRQTQKQFYALDMRPESFIPSVDDGVNILKFDIKEAIDYPDFRHVVSTYDYHNQTLRDGFYEGGTKLVSFSSILKHTTFPLAEIIQTLLEIGQKEMNNPIEIEFAVNLDTPSGWPKIFNFLQIRPIVENEQTEEFLWSDIDCEQALLFSRSALGHGVINNISDFVYVKPESFNPSHTKEIAREVETINQKYIDLKRNYVLVGPGRWGSSDPWLGIPIKWSQISEARVIVESGLDNFKVDPSQGTHFFQNLTSFRVGYLTINPYINDGKYDVAFLDSQKSFFETEHLRCIKFDKQLTIQIDGKSNKGVIFKPEKVGEV
- a CDS encoding 2-oxoacid:acceptor oxidoreductase subunit alpha; this encodes MSEQKQVLEIGEVVVRFSGDSGDGMQLTGTLFSEASALYGNSVSTFPDYPSEIRAPQGTIGGVSGFQVNIGSTKVNTPGDYCDVLVAMNPAALRANARWVKPGGMIIVDNDTVNEKGLQRAGFKTDNPVEELKLQDFKVIFANISNLTKESLKDTGLDNKSIIRSKNMFALGMVYYIFSRPLHFTEKYFETKFKKKPEIVEANKKVLRDGFNYAANIQAIPNTYHIPAATSIPKGKYRNINGNTAVAWGFIAASEKAKLPLFCGSYPITPATEILIELAKRKDLGVKTLQVEDEIAGICTAIGASFAGNFAVTTTSGPGLSLKSEAMGLAVMTELPLVIVNVQRGGPSTGLPTKTEQSDLFQALYGRNGECPMIVIAASTPSNCFDYAFLASKITLEHMTPVILLTDGYIANGTEPWMIPSMKDYPEIKAPIVPEGTVGYQPYARDEKRLARSWALPGTKGLEHRVGGLEKDFIKGTVSHDPMNHQRMTDIREAKVKRVQEFIPQQEVFGDKEGDLLIVGWGGTYGHLLTSVQKMRDEGKKVSLCHFNYINPLPKNVREIFGRYKKILVCELNMGQFANYLRMNFQEFNYMQFNKVQGLPFTVVELVDKFNQVLEGK
- a CDS encoding 2-oxoacid:ferredoxin oxidoreductase subunit beta, producing the protein MAENFKYTPQDFKSDQEVRWCPGCGDHFVLNAVQKALPEVSHVLNYDIERYVFVSGIGCSSRFPYYMKTFGFHGIHGRASAIATGIKCANPTLSVWQITGDGDALAIGGNHFIHAVRRNIDINILLFNNEIYGLTKGQYSPTSKLGSITKTSPFGTVEHPFRPGELVIGAQGKFFARSLDIDVKLTSEIMVEAAKHDGTSVVEILQNCVIYNDKTHGVITDKENREDRIISIRHGEKMVFGKNRDKGLILSGLSLKVVTIGQGGFSIDDILTHDAYEANPGVHMMLANMAYPEYPVALGVIRNVKETTYDDNVRDQVLEVMKTAKIKNVDDLLNSGDTWDV
- a CDS encoding nucleotidyl transferase AbiEii/AbiGii toxin family protein encodes the protein MNLKNGCNMLSTNIMMLQTVANGLGELKDNIVFVGGAVAELYANDPAASDIRPTLDVDCVIELNSRIEHSRLEEKLRAKGFAHDTSIGAPICRKIYKGIKVDVMPADSTVLGFSNQWYHEGIENRVLKALPNGIEIFVFTPEYYLASKFAAHRGRGGNDLRQSHDFEDIIYILDNCLEVLNSIKNANQIVKAYLKKECQDLLRNEGLTEGVESALPFDSDSDRTGFIENLIMNIAGIE